The nucleotide sequence CATTATCCTTTATTGAATCTATTACCTTTTTAGGATCCTGTTGGATTCTCTGAGGAGTAGTAATTTTCATGTCATAGGCTTTACCAGTATTTGAGTTGTACTGGTAATGGATAGTTATTGTTTGTCCATTAGGGAGCCTATGTTTTGCTTCCATTTTCTGAAAACCAGCCGCTGTAGGAAAACGGGGATCTTTATTCATACCTAACAATTTACTTCCTTGTGACGGATTTGATTCAACCTGTTTCCAGAAAGTTTGCTCATTCAGATCCCTTGGCGCAGCAACTTGTTGTCCTGGTTTCGCAGTAGATATCTTTTCAGCATTTTTGATAAGCTGTTGATGATAAACAGTATTATCCGATTTATCACCCAGATTCGTTGTGCCTTGACTGTTTTTCCCAATCTTTTCCAGCGCCGTTTTCTCTGTATTAACAGCCGCGCCTGTGCTTCCCTTTGTTGTTGGCGATGACTTCGGCCCTTTAGCCCCCTCCATCACAATTGGCAATGTCATCGCCATCGCAGCGGCCGTTTCCTTGCTCATGCCCATCGCCTCAAAGCGTTTTGTCCAGCCGAGTTCGCCTACCTTGCCTGTGGCCGCCTGACCTAACGTATTCACCGCCGACAGGTAATTTCTGAACTCAACCGGCAATGTGCCATCCCGGTCCATATTTTTGAGGGTACGTTCAAACACCGGCCACTGATCAACCAGATAACCATACTTCTGTGCACACTGGGTCGGGTTGCTGTTGCAGAAATCCATCATTTCCTGCTGATTGCGGATATTAGTGTCTACCATATCCTTGATCACTTGTTTGCAGCTTTCGCCTTCACAGGTGCGGGCTTGATGCGCAAAACTGTCCAGCTCATTCACGCTCAGATAGTTATTCTCAATAACAACCCATTCCATTGCGAAGTTGACCGCCAAACACCGATTTTCCCAATGCCCTCAGCCAGTTACCACCCGTTTTTTCCAATGGGCGTTCACCGCCGGACCCAAAACCCCCTGACGCGCTTTTCGCCCCCGAAGGCCGGTTTTTCCCGCCGCACTCTGGTCAGTGTAGCGCCTTCTTCGGCAACGGGCGAACGTCGCCCAACTCGCTTGGGCGGCGGGTGCCCGTTCTGCGGGCGCGGGCGGCACAGAGCCCGCAAGCGGCGCCCCTGCGACGCTCTGAGGCACTGTGGCTTCGGTTTGCGTATGACCTTGCATGACCACGCGGTTTTGTTTTGTTCAGGGAAGCCCCCGGGGGCTGCACGGGGCGGCGATGGCGAGCACGGGAATGAGCAAGGAGCCTGCGACTGCGAACCGGGCGCAGCCAGTGCAGCGGGGTTGGGGCGGGGGGAAGTCAATGAGCGGAGGCCGCAGGCCGATCTGCCTTCAGGGTTGTTGGCCGGACGTTGGCACGGCAGCTAAAGAAGAACACGGGTTTTTGCCGAGGACTGGCTCAGCCGCTGATAGCAGAAGGCGTCAGCCTTGTGCGCCACACCTGCCAATGCTGACCCGCGGGGGCGCAAGACATAATGCCAATTATACGCATTAAGCCGCTCATCAATGCTCAGGCGGTTGCCCGGGCTCACCGGCGCAGTGCGTATAATTCCCCCGCATTATGTTCAATAGGCGTTGGGCGGCCTGGACCGGCTTAACGGGGACGCTCGTGGTTGAGCCGCCTGACGACTATTTACCCCCGCGTGCGCCGATGCCGACGGGCAGTCCGGCCACGGTCTGCCCCCACACCGAACCCGCCCAACTCAACGGGGGCGTGCGGACGCTCAGCGGCTATCGGCGGTTGAGGTCGGCTCTGAACTGTCCGGCGGCGTGTCCGTGTCGGCGTTATCGTCGGCGTACAGGTCGGCCAGTAAACCCACCTCATCGGCGTCGCGGACTTTTTCGTCGGCCATTTGCTCCGCCGGATGCGTACTGGCGTGCACCGCCTGCAAGGCCCGGATAGAGACCTGCGTATACACCTGGGTGGATTCCACGCTGGCATGGCCTAACATGGCCTGTATCCAGCGCAGGTCCGCGCCGTTCTCCAGCATCTGCGTCGCCATCGCGTGCCGAAACAGGTGGCAGGCACCTTTTTTCTCGATACCCACCGCGTTGATATAAGCTGTCACCAGATTGCTGATACCGTTAGCCTGTAAGCCGTCCAGCCCATCCATTGCGACGAATAATGCCTTGACGTCTGGATTGACGATAAGTTGTGGCCGCACCTGTTGCTGATAGCGCTGTAGCCAGCTTAAGGCCCGTTCACCGAGGGGCAACACCCGGTCTTTATTCCCCTTGCCCTGCCGGATGGTCACCGTTTTGCGTTTTCCGTCAACGCTGTACACATCCAGCCGGGTTAATTCGCCCCGACGCATCCCGGTTGACCAGAGCAACTCCATCAACGCCCGGTCACGTATCCCCTGCAACGTCGTCAGGTCAGGCTGCGCCAGTATCTGTTCGGTTTCATCGATGGTCAGGATATAGCGCGGCAGGTGCTTTTCCAGTCTGGGGAGTTCAATGTCCGCCGCCGGGTTCGCCAGTATCAGATTCTGTTTGGTCAGCCATTTGAACCAGACTTTCAATGGCTCCAGTTGGGTACGTTGCGTCCGGGTGCTTAACGGTTCACCGTTGGTCTTGCGGTACTGATACAGATAACGCTGGTAACGCTCCAGTATCGGCCGGGTGATATCCGCTGCGTAGTATAAGCCGCGCTCGGTTGCCCACAGGATAAAGTGGTAAGTATGGTGCGTCTGTACTTTCAGCGTACTTTCTGACCAGCTCCGTTCCTGTCGCCACACTACAAAGCGCAGCAACAACGCATACAGGCTCTTCGGGTCATGCGCCGGCCCCACAGGCTGACGGTAGACGTCATTAACGGTCAGAAGGCTCCCCTTGCGGGGTTTACGGTTTGCCATGATTGACCTCCGGTTGAGATTGAGGGGCGGGCGCAGACAAGGGGCGCGTTTTCTTTTTTCCTTTTATCACGGTGTCTTCCGTTACCCCGACTTGCGGTACGCTGAACCCGTGTTCTGCCTGCCCGGATAGGGATTTTTTCACCCCAGACTTAGCCCGGACCTGGCCCAGACTTGAGGCAGACGGGTGTTCATTTAAGTCAGACTTGCTCTCATGACCTGTCGGGACGGCTGCCGGCGTTTTATCCCTGTCGGGTACGGGCAATGCGTCTCTGTGATTATTTTCCTTGATAACTGCGTTTTCATCTGCCCGGACTTGTGCCCCCACTGGCCCTTGTGCTGTCTGGGCTGACGCGGGTTTTTCTTCCCCAGACTCAGGCCAGACTTGCCCCGGACTTGGGGAAGACTTATGACCTTCCGGGTCAGACTTGCGTTCACTGCCGGCGGTTTCTGAGTCCGCTTCTCCGACATCCAGCAGGCCGCACAGGTGGGCTGCGCCGTTGTCTTCTCCGTCCCACAGCAGTTCATAATGCAGCAGGTGCCCCCGGCTGCCGCCATGCAACAGCAGGTATTCCATTTCCGTCAGCCGTTGACAGTGGTTTTTGAGCTGGCTGTCGCTCCAGTGGGTAAAGGCGCGGATATCCCGCCGGGTAAAGCGGACTTCATTTGGCTGGCAGTGCTGGATTTGCGCCTGTGCGTTCACCATCTCTTGTATCAGCAGTAACAGCTTGCGCGTCTGCGGCGGCATTTCATCCAGCGTGCGCCCCAGCACCTCATGCGCCAGCCGGTTAGCCAGGGCAATGTCGTCCTGGGTGACTTCGATATATTCGATGACCTGCCCGCGGTGGGTGGTTTTCTTCACTTCACGTTGATACTGGTGCAGCAGGGCAATGGCCTGTATCAGCGTCAGGTATTTCATGTGGTCGCGCCGCATCCGGGTTTTGTCTGACAGGAACGTCAGTTGATGGGCGTAAGGATTGACCACTTTCAGCGGCCTTAACAGGCGCTGGGCGTTCTGGTGTAACTGCGTCAGATAGCCTTTCTCCGAGTCAGCCAGCAACCCGGCCAGCGTCTGGCGGTGCCGCTGCATGGCGTGGATAGCCTGCGTCTGCTCACGCGATTCGTTGACCGTCAGCACCAGACAGCGGTTCAGCAGCTCTTCATCCACATCAATGGCCGTCGTCGTTAACATCAGCATCACCGGTCCCTGTACCCTGTATTCCCGCGTCACCAGTTCGCCGCTCTGCTCGTTCTTGCCGGTGCTGGCGATTTTCAGCTCGCCGTCGGACTGCAACAGTTTCAGGGCATAGGCCGCCTGCCGCACCCCTTCTTCTTCGGCTATCGCCAGTATTTTGTGTTGCAGGCTGGTTTCGCCGAGGTAATACAGGCTCTGTCCGGTCATCGCCGAGTACTGGATACGCTCCTCTTCCGGCATCAGGTTCAGCACGGCATCCATCAGGCTGCTCTTGCCTGCCGCGCTGCTGCTCTGGATTAACACGGCCAGCGGTTTATCGAGTTTGCGCGAGACTGCCGCCAGATACCCGGTCAGCAGATTGGTGGATTCGCCGACCACCCCACAGGCGGCCATGTCGTTGATAATCTGTTCTGTCAGGTTCGGCGATGTTAGCAACGCCAGCGCGGCGGCTTCGTCTTCCGCGCTGACCGTCACCGCCGTTGTCCCTGAGGCTTCGGCGTCGGCTTGCTGTTGCGCGTCCTGTTGCTGCTCCAGCATCAGCAAGACCCGCCCGGCTTCGCGTTTGATGACCGACAGCTCGCATTCCAGCTCTTGCGCCGCCGTGCTGATGTAGTTCTGACGATGCCGCGCGTGATACATGTCCAGCGTATCCACATGGAACAGGCCGGACGTTTCATCCCGCACCTGCACATTGACTTTCATCACATCAGGCACCGGCGATTTTTTCATCCCCCGTATCCGCCAGATACGTGGCCCGCTTTTCATCAGCAGTTCACCGCAGGCCGTGCGCTCACAGGGCACGGGGGCAACAGTCAGCTCTGGTGGGGCGGCTAAGGCAGCCGGTTTAGCCACATCGGCATTGTGAGGCTTTTCCGTCACACCCGGCGAGACGGGCCGCTCATGGCTGAACACCGCGCCCGGCGCGGTTCCCTGTCCCAGCCAGACCGCCTGTTGCAACGCCAGCCCCAGTGCATGTTCGGCGTTGCCGCTTTTGACGGCATAGTCATTGGCATCCATACCCGGCGGGAACTGCACCCGCCATGCCTCGATACCGGCTTCCAGTAAATCAGCCGCCACATTAGCCACGCCACGGTCTCCGGCCTCGTCCCGGTCAAAGGCAATCAGCACCCGTTTCACGCCGTGATACTGCAACGCGTCGAGATGTTCACGGTTAAACCCGTTCACCCCGAACGCGGCAATCACGTTACGGAACCCGGCACACCAGAACGTCATGGCATCGATCAACGCTTCGCACAGGATAATTTCCGCAGCGGCTTTCATCGCTGCCTCATTCCAGACCCCGGCTAGCGGTGACGGCAGATACAGATGCTTCGGGCTGTCTTTCAGCACTTTGTAATCCGGCTGGGTTCGGCGGCCATACAGTTGCAGCACCCGCCCGCGGCTGGCCACACTGGCCGATTCGGCCCAGCCGATCACCGGCACCACGACGCAGCCCCGGAAGTGGTCCTGCCGGGTGGTAGTACGCAACACGCCCAGCCCCGACAGCTTGTCGCGCAGGTGCTGGCCTTCCTGACTGCTCTTGGACGGTAATAAGCCCGCTGAACCGCCGATCCCGTGATGGCCCGCGTACCCCAGCTTAAAGTGATTGACCAGTTCAGGGTGATTCAGCCCGCGTCGTGCCAGCCAGGCTTTGGCTTCCGGTGACGCCAGTAAGTGCTGATGATAAAAATCAATCACCTGATGCAACAGCGCCTGCCCGTCATCGTCCAGGTCGGCCAGTTTCGGGCGCGGCAGGGGGGCCGCCTGTGACTCCGGCAGGGCGGCTAAAGAAGAAGCAGCCACAACTGCATTGTCCATATCCGGCAACCCGGCCAGCTCCCGCAGCCGGCGGATAGCGATTTTCAGCGTCACCCCTTCCGTTTGTATCACCCAGTCCAGCACCGACCCCGCTGCGCCACAGCCAAAGCAGTGATACAGGTTCTTAGCCGGCGATATCACCATTGAGGGCGTTTTCTCGTTATGGAACGGACAGCGCAGCACATAATCCTCACCGCGTTTTTTCATCGGACGGCCTTGCTTACGCGCCAGCCCCAGTAACGAGACGGTTTGCTTTAAGTGGACTAAATCGGTGTCGGGAACGCGGGTCATCAATGACCTCCTGTAAAAACCTGTCAAGATGCTATATTGATATTTAAAACATATCTGATAAGATATCTAAAAACAAGCTTTTTAAAAGGGGGATATATAGTGATATCAAGTTCAACAACCTGGTTTCTCGATATGCAGTTCCCTGAACGGCTTACCACATTACGCAAGGAACGCGGGCTCACTCAGCAGGCGCTGGCTGATATGGCTGGTGTGGCAGTTTTACAGATCCGGCGTTATGAGGGAGGCTCAGCACAACCTACCTTAGAGGTAATACGTCGCTTGGCTATTTCGCTCGGTGTCAGTGCGGATATGCTGGTTTTTGATGAACAGGAGCGCGGTCCTAGTGAGCGGCTGCGCTATCAATTTGAGGCAATTTCTCGTATGCCGCAGTATGAGCAGGAGGTTATTAAGGAGTTGCTGGATGCAATGATCATCAAAACTCAGATTGCCGGCACAATGGCCTGTATTTCAACAACAGCGAAGGAAGAGAGTTAACACAGCACGGCGCTGAAGTGCGGGAACACTCCAGCGCCGCTAACCATCACCAACTATCAGAGGTAGTTCATCATGGCTAAATGCGATTCTAAAGCAAAAACCATTACAACTAAAGTGCAGGCTGTAAAGCCACGGCATTACACCGTGGGCTACCGGCCTAACCGGGGCAAGCCCAATCCGTACCCGCAGCTCACCATTAAGGGGCGCTGGTTGGCTGCGTTGGGCTTTACCACAGGGAAGCCGATCACTATTACCAGCGAAGCCGGGCAGTTAATCATTCAACTGGCTGAGAATGACTGACGGCTAAAGGAAGAGTCCAGTTTTTTAGCTGGACCCTTTGGATAACAACAGGTTAAGGTTGATAATCCTCATATTCCCAGGCAAAGACACGAGATAGCTTTTGCGCTATCTCCATCCAATCTTGCCCCTCGCACTGATCGATATAGTTTGTAATGGTCTTTTTAATTTCATCCAAATTATACTCACGTACCAGAAGCGTATGACGTATCAATTCCGGCTGCCAATGATGATTACACAGCCATTCAGGTGTACAGATAAAAAGATCAAAATATTCACTCCCACTTTCCAACTCTGGCCCGATTAATAGGGATAAGGTTATATTAATAGTTCCGTCATCTTCACCGGAGTACATAACTGGATCTTTATGCATACAATCTATGCCTTTTAGTACTGCTTTCACTAATGCATCCTCTTTTAATCCAGAATATTTAAATGACCGTTTCCAGTCTTATTTATTTTTCCTTTAGAATCAATGGAATAAGTTTCAAAGTTGGCTTGCACACCAGTAGTGGCATGGGCACTATTAGGTTTCTCTGATGGCGGCCTATAACCTCTCGTACCATCCGCACTAACCCAGCCATTTCCGGTAGTCTTCTTGGCTCCATCTCCTACCCAGATTTTGCCTAATCTATCCGCTTCTGTTCGAGTTCCAGTGCCAATGCCATAATTGAGCTTACCATTATCACCTTTAACTACAGCCGCCAACCTTGGATCTTGCGAAGCAATATGACTGAGGTTTCGTTGCACCAAGTCTTCTTTTAACTTCGGATAAGTTGCCGCATTTTCCGCACCACTTGTGTTTTTCCCTGCTAACTCAGGCTGAGCATCTTTGCCGGCATTATTTTGCGATGATTTTGGTGACGACTTCGGCCCTTTGGCTCCCTCCATCACAATAGGCAGCGTCATCGCCATTGCAGCGGCAGTCTCCTGACTCATGCCCATCGCCTCAAAGCGTTTTGTCCAGCCGAGTTCGCCTACCTTGCCTGTGGCCGCCTGACCTAACGTATTCACCGCCGACAGGTAATTTCTGAACTCAACCGGCAATGTGCCATCCCGGTCCATATTTTTGAGGGTACGTTCAAACACCGGCCACTGATCAACCAGATAACCATACTTCTGTGCACACTGGGTCGGGTTGCTGTTGCAGAAATCCATCATTTCCTGCTGATTGCGGATATTAGTGTCTACCATATCCTTGATCACTTGTTTGCAGCTTTCGCCTTCACAGGTGCGGGCTTGATGCGCAAAACTGTCCAGCTCATTCACGCTCAGATAGTTATTCTCAACAACAACCCATTCCATTGCGACGTTGACCGCCAAACACCGATTTTCCCAATGCCCTCAGCCAGTTACCACCCGTTTTTTCCAATGGGCGTTCACCGCCGGCCCCAAAACCCCCTGACGCGCTTTTCGCCCCCGAAGGCCGGTTTTTCCCGCCGCGCTCTGGTCAGTGTAGCGCCTTTTTCGGCAACGGGCGAACGTCGCCCAACTCGCTTGGGCGGCGGGTGCCCGTTCTGCGGGCGCGGGCGGCACAGAGCCCGCAAGCGGCGCCCCTGCGACGCTCTGAGGCACTGTGGCTTCGGTTTGCGTATGACCTTGCATGACCACGCGGTTTTGTTTTGTTCAGGGAAGCCCCCGGGGGCTGCACCTGTCTTTCCTACACAAATATTTTAACCCGCCCCCGCGTTATTGAACTTTTCCCTCATAGATTGATCTCAATAAAAAACACGACTTGAGGTAATCTTTATGTTTTCAACCAGCGCCGAACAATGGGCAAATGACACGTTTCAACATGCGGAATTAGGTGATAAACGCCGTACCAACCGCCTGGTGAAAGTGGCCTGTTCGTTGGCTAACCATATAGGACAATCGCTCGTGCAATCTCTTGACTCTCCTGCCGATGTTGAAGCGGCCTACCGACTGACCCGAAATTCCGCCATTGCGCCTCAGGCCATCGCCGAAGCCGGATTTACCGCCACCGTCGCTCACGCTCAACGTTATCATTGCCTGTTAGCGCTGGAAGACACGACAACCCTGTCATTTTCCCATGCGTCGGTCGCCGATGAACTCGGCTATACCACCTCAAAGGAAAAATCCCGGGGCATGCAGGCACACTCGGTGTTGTTATTTGCGCCTGAAGAACAACAGGTCGTGGGGTTGATAGAGCAACAGCGCTGGTGTCGAGATGTCAGTGATTATGGCAAAAGCCGACAACGCGATACACGCCCTTATGAAGGGAAAGAGAGTTATAAGTGGGAACGGGCCTCACAAGCCGTCGACAGCCGGTTAGGGGAGCAGATGGCCAACGTGATTTCTGTCTGTGACCGTGAAGCCGATATCATCGAATATCTGCGTTATAAAACGAGCCAAAAACAACGTTTCGTCATCCGTTCGATGCAAAACCGGCGTATAGAGGAAAGTCAGGATAAACTTTATGACTTTATTAGCCGGTTACAGAGTGCTGGAGAACGATTAGTTCAGGTCAGACAGAAAGGCGGGCGTCAGGCGCGTGTCGCGCATTGTGATATCAGTTATGCCGAAGTGACGTTGAAAATCCCCGAAGGAAAAAGCGGTGAGGCGGTGCGGATATTTTATGTCGGTTGCTACGAAAAAGGTCCGGAGGATGGGCTTTGCTGGCATCTTCTGACCTCCGAACCCGTCAACAGTCAGGAAGACGCCCATAAAATATTCAGTTATTACGAGCGCCGCTGGCTGATAGAAGAATTTCACAAAGCGTGGAAAACGGGCGGCACGCAGGTAGAAGCGCTGCGTATGCAAAGCAAAGATAATCTGGAGCGCATGATAGTGCTGCTGGCCTTTATTGCGGTACGAATACACCAGCTGCGTTTTATGGGTCTGAACAAAGAAGAGGCAGAGAAAGAGAGCTGTGAGACAGTATTAAGCCCCCTGGCGTGGAAATTACTGTGGTCAAAACAAGAAAAACGCCGTGTGCCGAAAAAAGCCCCGAGTTTGCATTGGGCCTTCATCAATCTGGGAAAACTGGCCGGCTGGTACGATTCCAAACGCACGGGTCGAGTCGGATGGGAACGACTTTGGGAAGGCTGGTTTCGGCTGCAAACCCTGATAGACGGCTATTTGCTGGCTAAATCAGTTGATTTGGAGATCTGATCAAGAGACAGGGGCTGCACGGGGCGGCGATGGCGAGCACGGGAATGAGCAAGGAGCCTGCGACTGCGAACCGGGCGCAGCCAGTGCAGCGGGGTTGGGGCGGGGGGAAGTCAATGAGCGGAGGCCGCAGGCCGATCTGCCTTCAGGGTTGTTGGCCGGACGTTGGCACGGCAGCTAAAGAAGAACTCAGAGTTGCCGATGTCCGGCTCAGTCGGTTAGAGCATAAGGCGCAGCCTTGTGCGCCACACCCGCCAATGCTGACCCGCGGGGGCGCAAGACATAATGCCAATTATACGCATTAAGCCGCTCATCAATGCTCAGGCGGTTGCCCGGGCTCACCGGCGCAGTGCGTATAATTCCCCCGCATTATGTTCAATAGGCGTTGGGCGGCCTGGACCGGCTTAACGGGGACGCTCGTGGTTGAGCCGCCTGACGACTATTTACCCCCGCGTGCGCCGATGCCGACGGGCAGTCCGGCCACGGTCTGCCCCCACACCGAACCCGCCCAACTCAACGGGGGCGTGCGGACGCTCAGCGGCTATCGGCGGTTGAGGTCGGCTCTGAACTGTCCGGCGGCGTGTCCGTGTCGGCGTTATCGTCGGCGTACAGGTCGGCCAGTAAACCCACCTCATCGGCGTCGCGGACTTTTTCGTCGGCCATTTGCTCCGCCGGATGGGTGCTGGCGTGCACCGCCTGCAAGGCCCGGATAGAGACCTGCGTATACACCTGGGTTGACTCCACGCTGGCATGGCCTAACATGGCCTGTATCCAGCGCAGGTCCGCGCCGTTCTCCAGCATCTGCGTTGCCATCGCATGCCGGAACAGGTGGCAGGCACCTTTTTTCTCAATGCCGGCGGCCCGGATATAACCGCTTACGGCATTCGTGATACCGTTCGGCTGCAACCCGTCGAGACCGTCCATTGCCACGAACAGCGACTGGATGTCCGGGGTGACCAGCAGTTGCGGGCGAACCTGTTGCTGATAGAACTGGAGCCAGTTTAAGGCCCGTTCGCCGAGGGGCAATACCCGGTCTTTATTCCCCTTGCCCTGCCGGATGGTCACCGTTTTGCGTGACCCGTCAATGCTGTAGATATCGAGCCGGGCCGCTTCACTGCGTCGTATCCCCGTTGACCAGAGCAGCTCCATCAGGGCCCGGTCGCGCGCGCCCTGCAACGTATTCGGGTCAGGCAGCGACAGGATATGCTCGATTTCATCAATGCTCAGGATATACCGCGGCAGGCGTTTTTCTTCCCGCGGCAACTCAATGTCCGCTGCCGGGTTCGCCAGTATCAGGTTCTGTTTCGTCAGCCATTTGAACCACACCTGTAACGGCTGCAACTGCGTGCGCTGGGTGCGGATGCTCAGCGGCTCTCCGTTGGTCTTTCGGTACTGGTACAGGTAGCGCTGGTAACGCTCCAGTATCGGCCGCGTGATGTCCGCGGCATAGTACAGGCCCCGGTCCGTGGCCCACAGGATAAAGTGATAGGTGTGATGGGTCTGCACTTTCAGCGTGGTTTCCGACCAGTTCCGTTCCTGCCGCCAGGCCACGAAGCGCAGCAGCAGTGCATACAGGCTTTTCGGGTCATGCGCCGGCCCCACAGGCTGACGGTAGACGTCATTAACGGTCAGAAGACTCCCCTTGCGGGGTTTACGGTTTGCCATGATTAACCTCCGTTTCGGATTGGGGATGGGCGGCTGAGGCAGCGGGCGGTGGGGCCTTTTGCGTTTTATGTCTGTTAACCGTTTTCTTTCCGGCCCCGCCCGGTTCTGTTGTTAAACCTTGTGCTGTCTGTGCTGAGGCCGGATTTTGTCTGTCCGGCTGTGTACCGACCTGGGGCCGACCTGTACCCGACTGAACACCCTCTGACCCCGACCGGAACGCCTTGCCCGCAACAGCGTCATTCGTCATTTCTGTTTCTTCGGGCAGGGGGATTGAAGCCGGTTTTTTTTCTGTCTTAATAACTGCTTTTTGCTTTACCCCGGCCACTTCCGCCGACAGGTCTGATGTTGCCTGCCTTGAGGCCGGATTCTGATTTACCGACTGACTGCCGACCCTGCCCCGACCCGTGCCCGACTGAACATCCTCTGACCCCGACTGAAACACATTGCCTGCCGTTTCTGACCGGGATTCAGTCATCTCCAGTAACCCGCACAGATGCGGTTGCCCGGTATCTTCACCATCCCACAACAGCGTATATTCATAGGTCAGCCCGCGGCGATGCAGCAACAGGTATTCCATTTCCAGCAACCGCGCCAGATGTACTTTCAGTTGCGTATCACCCCAGTGCAAAGCGGTCCGAATATCCCGCCGGGTAAAATGCAGTTCATCGACCCTGACCGCCTGTTGTCCGGCGGTTTCCCGTACCCAGTCCTGTATCAGCAGCAACAGCTTGCGCGTCTGCGGCGGCATTTCATCCAGCGTGCGCCCCAGCACCTCATGCGCCAGCCGGTTGGCGAGGGCAATGTCGTCCTGGGTGACTTCGATATATTCGATGACCTGCCCGCGGTGGGTCGTTTTCTTCACTTCACGTTGATACTGGTGCAGCAGGGCAATGGCCTGTATCAGCGTCAGGTATTTCATGTGGTCGCGCCGCATCCGGGTTTTGTCTGACAGGAACGTCAGTTGATGGGCGTAAGGATTGACCACTTTCAGCGGCCTTAACAGGCTCTGGGCGTTCTGGTGTAACTGCGTCAGATAGCCTTTTTCCGAGTCAGCCAGCAACCCGGCCAGCGTCTGGCGGTGCCGCTGCATGGCGTGGATGGCCTGCGTCTGCTCGCGCGATTCGTTGACCGTCAGCACCAGACAGCGGTTCAGCAGCTCTTCATCCACATCAATGGCGGTGGTGGTCAGCATCAGCATCACCGGGCCCTGTACCTTGTATTCCCGCGTCACCAGTTCGCCGCTCTGTTCGTTCTTGCCGGTGCTGGCGATTTTCAGCTCGCCGTCGGACTGCAACAGTTTCAGGGCATAAGCCGCCTGCCGCACGCCTTCTTCTTCGGCTATCGCCAGTATCTTGTGTTGCAGGCTGGTTTCCCCCAGATAGTAGAGGCTCTGCCCGGTCATTGCCGAGTACTGGATACGCTCCTCTTCCGGCATCAGGTTCAGCACCGCCTCCATCAATGACGATTTCCCGGCAGCGGAACTGCTTTGTATCAGCACGGCCAGCGGTTTATCGAGTTTGCGCGAGACTGCCGCCAGATACCCGGTCAGCAGATTGGTGGATTCGCCGACCACGCCACAGGCGGCCATGTCGTTGATAATCTGTTCTGTCAGGTTCGGCGATGTCAGCAACGCCAGCGCGGCGGCTTCGTCTTCCGCGCTGACCGTGACCGCCGTTGTCCCTGAGGCTTCGGCGTCGGCTTGCTGTTGCGCGTCCTGTTGCTGCTCCAGCATCAGCAAGACCCGCCCGGCTTCGCGTTTGATGACCGACAGCTCGCATTCCAGCTCTTGCGCCGCCGTGCTGATGTAGTTCTGACGATGCCGCGCGTGATACATGTCCAGCGTATCCACATGGAACAGGCCGGACGTTTCATCCCGCACCTGCACATTGACTTTCATCACGTCCGGTACCGGGGATTTTTTCATCCCCCGTATCCGCCAGACCCGGGGGCCGCTTTTCATCAACAACTCACCGGACGCCGTGCGCTCACAGGGCACGGGGGCAACGGTCAGCGCCGGCGGGGCGGCTAAAGAAGAAGATTTAGCCACCCCGGCACTTTGGGGCTTTTCCGTCACACTCGGCGAGACGGGCCGCTCATGGCTGAACACCGCGCCCGGCGCTGTTCCCTGTCCCAGCCAGACC is from Photorhabdus laumondii subsp. laumondii and encodes:
- a CDS encoding CHC2 zinc finger domain-containing protein, yielding MTRVPDTDLVHLKQTVSLLGLARKQGRPMKKRGEDYVLRCPFHNEKTPSMVISPAKNLYHCFGCGAAGSVLDWVIQTEGVTLKIAIRRLRELAGLPDMDNAVVAASSLAALPESQAAPLPRPKLADLDDDGQALLHQVIDFYHQHLLASPEAKAWLARRGLNHPELVNHFKLGYAGHHGIGGSAGLLPSKSSQEGQHLRDKLSGLGVLRTTTRQDHFRGCVVVPVIGWAESASVASRGRVLQLYGRRTQPDYKVLKDSPKHLYLPSPLAGVWNEAAMKAAAEIILCEALIDAMTFWCAGFRNVIAAFGVNGFNREHLDALQYHGVKRVLIAFDRDEAGDRGVANVAADLLEAGIEAWRVQFPPGMDANDYAVKSGNAEHALGLALQQAVWLGQGTAPGAVFSHERPVSPGVTEKPHNADVAKPAALAAPPELTVAPVPCERTACGELLMKSGPRIWRIRGMKKSPVPDVMKVNVQVRDETSGLFHVDTLDMYHARHRQNYISTAAQELECELSVIKREAGRVLLMLEQQQDAQQQADAEASGTTAVTVSAEDEAAALALLTSPNLTEQIINDMAACGVVGESTNLLTGYLAAVSRKLDKPLAVLIQSSSAAGKSSLMDAVLNLMPEEERIQYSAMTGQSLYYLGETSLQHKILAIAEEEGVRQAAYALKLLQSDGELKIASTGKNEQSGELVTREYRVQGPVMLMLTTTAIDVDEELLNRCLVLTVNESREQTQAIHAMQRHRQTLAGLLADSEKGYLTQLHQNAQRLLRPLKVVNPYAHQLTFLSDKTRMRRDHMKYLTLIQAIALLHQYQREVKKTTHRGQVIEYIEVTQDDIALANRLAHEVLGRTLDEMPPQTRKLLLLIQEMVNAQAQIQHCQPNEVRFTRRDIRAFTHWSDSQLKNHCQRLTEMEYLLLHGGSRGHLLHYELLWDGEDNGAAHLCGLLDVGEADSETAGSERKSDPEGHKSSPSPGQVWPESGEEKPASAQTAQGPVGAQVRADENAVIKENNHRDALPVPDRDKTPAAVPTGHESKSDLNEHPSASSLGQVRAKSGVKKSLSGQAEHGFSVPQVGVTEDTVIKGKKKTRPLSAPAPQSQPEVNHGKP
- the xerC gene encoding site-specific tyrosine recombinase XerC; amino-acid sequence: MANRKPRKGSLLTVNDVYRQPVGPAHDPKSLYALLLRFVVWRQERSWSESTLKVQTHHTYHFILWATERGLYYAADITRPILERYQRYLYQYRKTNGEPLSTRTQRTQLEPLKVWFKWLTKQNLILANPAADIELPRLEKHLPRYILTIDETEQILAQPDLTTLQGIRDRALMELLWSTGMRRGELTRLDVYSVDGKRKTVTIRQGKGNKDRVLPLGERALSWLQRYQQQVRPQLIVNPDVKALFVAMDGLDGLQANGISNLVTAYINAVGIEKKGACHLFRHAMATQMLENGADLRWIQAMLGHASVESTQVYTQVSIRALQAVHASTHPAEQMADEKVRDADEVGLLADLYADDNADTDTPPDSSEPTSTADSR
- a CDS encoding SymE family type I addiction module toxin; protein product: MAKCDSKAKTITTKVQAVKPRHYTVGYRPNRGKPNPYPQLTIKGRWLAALGFTTGKPITITSEAGQLIIQLAEND
- a CDS encoding immunity 8 family protein, which produces MKAVLKGIDCMHKDPVMYSGEDDGTINITLSLLIGPELESGSEYFDLFICTPEWLCNHHWQPELIRHTLLVREYNLDEIKKTITNYIDQCEGQDWMEIAQKLSRVFAWEYEDYQP
- a CDS encoding helix-turn-helix domain-containing protein; the protein is MQFPERLTTLRKERGLTQQALADMAGVAVLQIRRYEGGSAQPTLEVIRRLAISLGVSADMLVFDEQERGPSERLRYQFEAISRMPQYEQEVIKELLDAMIIKTQIAGTMACISTTAKEES